Proteins found in one Gammaproteobacteria bacterium genomic segment:
- a CDS encoding heavy metal translocating P-type ATPase, whose product MEQRNDGEHHSHVVATTARDPVCGMTVEPAKAAAQAEHDGSRYYFCSQHCHDKFIEQPSHYTGTGQAGRKAPPEAEAAIFTCPMHPEVEQPGPGACPKCGMALELKGVPAPTTNTEYTCPMHPEIVQDHPGNCPKCGMALEPRTATAGEEDDAQGRASVAGGRKPGATNAELRDMSRRFWVSTVLAIPVLFSAMGAEFWPEAFAEVVAPRMRQWLELLLATPVVLWGGWPFFVRGWQSLVTRNLNMFTLIGLGIAVAWSYSMVAALAPGIFPPSVFNEMGVVPVYFEAAAVITALVLLGQVLELRARSRTNAAIKLLLGLAPKTARIVRDDGREEDIALEQVQLGDKLRIRPGEKVPVDGTVVEGASHVDESMVTGEPIPVEKIAGEKVIGATVNGTGGLLMVAEKVGADTLLAQIVQMVAEAQRSRAPIQKLADVVAGYFVPVVVLIAVAAFMVWYAVGPEPRLAYAVINAVAVLIIACPCALGLATPVSIMVGTGRGATMGVLFKNAEALEVMRKVDTLVVDKTGTLTEGHPELVSVTPAQGFDEAEIVRLAASVERASEHPLAAAIVRGAERRDLELAPSNDFQSVTGKGVTGLVDGRKVALGNIKLLEDLGIEVGDLPTQADALRSEGQTVMFLAVDGRAAGLIGVADPIKETTPEAIRFLHEEGIEIVMLTGDSRKTAEAVAGKLGIDRVQAEVLPDQKAAVVKQLQAEGRIVAMAGDGINDAPALAQAQVGIAMGTGTDVAMESAGVTLVKGDLRGIVRARRLSRATMRNIRQNLFFAFIYNSLGVPVAAGVLYPFFGLLLSPMIAAAAMSFSSVSVITNALRLRKVQL is encoded by the coding sequence ATGGAACAGCGTAATGATGGGGAGCATCATTCTCACGTGGTCGCGACCACCGCGCGCGATCCTGTCTGCGGCATGACCGTGGAGCCGGCCAAGGCGGCGGCACAGGCGGAGCATGACGGTAGTCGCTATTACTTTTGTTCCCAACACTGCCACGACAAATTTATCGAACAACCCTCACATTACACCGGAACCGGTCAGGCCGGGCGCAAGGCGCCGCCGGAAGCTGAAGCAGCGATTTTCACCTGCCCCATGCATCCCGAGGTAGAACAACCGGGGCCGGGCGCCTGCCCGAAATGCGGTATGGCCCTGGAGCTGAAGGGGGTTCCCGCCCCGACCACAAACACCGAATACACCTGCCCCATGCATCCTGAAATTGTGCAGGATCATCCGGGCAACTGCCCCAAGTGCGGCATGGCGCTGGAGCCGCGCACGGCCACAGCGGGAGAAGAGGACGACGCGCAGGGACGCGCTAGTGTCGCGGGAGGCAGGAAGCCGGGAGCGACCAACGCCGAGCTGCGCGACATGAGCCGCCGCTTCTGGGTCAGCACGGTGCTGGCCATCCCAGTGCTGTTCAGCGCCATGGGCGCGGAGTTCTGGCCGGAGGCATTCGCGGAGGTTGTCGCACCACGCATGCGCCAATGGCTGGAACTGTTGCTGGCCACACCGGTGGTGCTGTGGGGCGGCTGGCCCTTCTTTGTGCGCGGCTGGCAATCGCTGGTTACGCGCAATCTCAATATGTTCACCCTCATCGGTCTCGGTATTGCGGTGGCCTGGAGTTACAGCATGGTGGCCGCGCTGGCGCCGGGTATTTTTCCGCCTTCGGTATTCAACGAGATGGGCGTAGTGCCGGTGTATTTCGAGGCCGCGGCGGTGATCACCGCGCTGGTGCTGCTGGGGCAGGTGCTGGAACTGCGCGCCCGCTCGCGCACCAATGCGGCCATCAAGTTGCTGTTAGGCCTGGCGCCGAAGACGGCGCGCATCGTGCGCGACGATGGCCGCGAGGAGGACATTGCGCTGGAACAGGTGCAACTCGGTGACAAACTGCGTATCCGCCCCGGCGAGAAAGTGCCGGTGGACGGCACGGTGGTGGAGGGTGCAAGCCACGTGGATGAATCCATGGTCACCGGCGAGCCCATCCCGGTGGAAAAAATTGCAGGCGAAAAAGTCATCGGTGCGACGGTGAACGGCACGGGCGGTTTATTGATGGTGGCGGAGAAGGTGGGCGCTGATACCCTGCTGGCGCAGATTGTCCAGATGGTGGCCGAGGCGCAACGCTCGCGCGCCCCTATACAAAAGCTGGCGGATGTGGTGGCCGGTTATTTCGTCCCGGTGGTGGTGCTCATCGCCGTTGCTGCATTCATGGTGTGGTATGCCGTCGGGCCGGAGCCGCGCCTGGCCTATGCGGTGATCAACGCCGTGGCGGTGCTGATCATTGCCTGCCCCTGCGCCCTGGGCCTGGCCACGCCCGTGTCCATCATGGTGGGCACCGGCCGCGGCGCCACCATGGGCGTGCTGTTCAAGAACGCCGAGGCATTGGAGGTGATGCGCAAGGTGGACACCCTGGTGGTGGACAAGACCGGGACCCTCACCGAGGGACATCCGGAGCTGGTGAGTGTGACGCCGGCGCAAGGCTTCGACGAAGCGGAGATCGTGCGCCTGGCCGCCAGCGTCGAGCGCGCCAGTGAGCATCCGCTGGCCGCCGCCATTGTGCGGGGCGCCGAAAGACGTGATCTCGAGTTGGCGCCGTCCAACGACTTCCAATCGGTGACCGGCAAAGGTGTGACCGGCCTGGTGGACGGCCGCAAGGTCGCTCTGGGTAATATCAAATTGTTGGAGGATCTCGGCATTGAGGTGGGCGATCTGCCAACGCAAGCCGACGCCCTGCGCAGCGAAGGCCAGACCGTGATGTTCCTGGCCGTGGATGGCCGCGCCGCCGGCCTCATCGGTGTGGCCGATCCCATCAAGGAGACCACACCCGAGGCCATCCGTTTTCTGCACGAAGAAGGCATCGAAATCGTCATGCTCACCGGCGACAGCCGCAAGACCGCCGAGGCGGTGGCCGGCAAGCTGGGCATCGACCGGGTGCAGGCCGAGGTGTTGCCGGATCAGAAGGCTGCCGTGGTCAAGCAGTTGCAGGCCGAAGGCCGCATCGTCGCCATGGCGGGCGACGGCATCAACGACGCGCCCGCCCTGGCCCAGGCCCAGGTGGGTATCGCCATGGGCACCGGCACCGACGTGGCCATGGAAAGCGCCGGCGTCACCCTGGTCAAGGGCGACCTGCGCGGCATCGTACGCGCCAGGCGGCTGTCTCGCGCCACTATGCGTAATATACGCCAGAACCTGTTCTTCGCCTTCATCTATAACTCACTGGGCGTGCCGGTAGCCGCCGGAGTGCTGTATCCGTTTTTTGGATTATTGCTTTCGCCCATGATCGCCGCAGCGGCCATGAGCTTCAGTTCGGTGTCGGTAATTACCAATGCCCTGCGTCTGCGTAAGGTCCAGCTTTGA
- a CDS encoding APC family permease, which produces MEQYKANSLTLIGAVAMGTGVMIGAGIFALTGQVAELAGDLFPIAFFVAAIVVAFSAYSYIKMSNAYPSSGGIVMYLEKAYGPGINTVFCALLMYFSMVINQSLVARTFGAYSLQLFDVEPGSVLVPLLGVALLVFAFVVNIAGNRLIGTFSLVMAVVKIGAVAMFAIVGLWLADFSFASVSVDTTATSPGAFLASLALAILAYKGFTTITNSGAEIVDPHRNVSRAIVISISICAMLYVLVALAVASNLALPEIIKAKDFALAKAARPAVGDFGLWFTVALAIVATVSGVIASVFAVSRVLAMLTEMKLVPHRHFGMPGNLQKHTLVYTIVIAIALTVFFDLSRIASLGAIFYLVMDIAVHWGVLRHLRTDVGANPFILGSAIILDVIVLGAFIVVKAQTDMLVVVVSLLAMLLIFAGTKLFLRSKARENGQSSH; this is translated from the coding sequence TTGGAACAATATAAAGCAAACAGTTTGACGCTTATCGGCGCGGTCGCCATGGGCACCGGCGTGATGATCGGTGCCGGGATATTCGCGTTGACCGGGCAGGTGGCCGAGCTGGCGGGTGACCTGTTTCCCATCGCCTTTTTTGTAGCGGCGATAGTGGTCGCTTTCAGTGCTTACTCCTACATTAAAATGTCCAACGCCTATCCCTCGTCCGGCGGCATTGTCATGTATCTGGAAAAGGCGTACGGACCCGGGATAAACACCGTTTTCTGTGCCTTGCTCATGTATTTTTCGATGGTCATTAACCAAAGCCTGGTTGCGCGGACGTTTGGCGCCTATAGCCTGCAGCTGTTCGATGTCGAGCCGGGCAGTGTGCTTGTGCCGCTGTTGGGTGTTGCGCTGCTGGTGTTCGCCTTTGTGGTGAACATCGCGGGCAATCGTTTGATCGGGACATTTTCCCTGGTGATGGCGGTGGTCAAAATCGGCGCGGTCGCTATGTTTGCGATCGTCGGGCTGTGGCTGGCGGATTTTTCTTTCGCCAGTGTGTCGGTGGATACCACGGCGACAAGCCCCGGCGCATTCCTGGCATCACTGGCGCTGGCCATCCTGGCCTACAAGGGGTTTACCACCATCACCAACAGTGGCGCGGAGATCGTCGATCCGCATCGCAATGTGAGTCGAGCGATCGTCATTTCCATTAGCATCTGCGCGATGCTTTATGTGCTGGTCGCCCTGGCCGTGGCCAGTAACCTGGCTCTTCCGGAAATCATCAAGGCCAAAGATTTTGCCCTGGCGAAGGCGGCACGACCGGCGGTGGGTGATTTCGGTCTGTGGTTCACGGTGGCGCTGGCGATTGTCGCTACAGTATCCGGTGTGATTGCCAGCGTGTTTGCGGTATCGCGCGTACTGGCCATGTTGACGGAAATGAAACTGGTGCCACACCGTCATTTCGGTATGCCCGGCAACCTTCAGAAACACACGCTGGTTTACACCATCGTTATTGCTATAGCCTTGACCGTATTCTTCGATCTAAGCCGAATCGCCTCGCTGGGCGCCATCTTCTACCTGGTCATGGATATCGCCGTGCACTGGGGAGTGTTACGCCATCTGCGTACTGACGTCGGGGCCAATCCCTTTATTCTGGGCAGCGCCATTATTCTGGATGTCATTGTGTTGGGGGCGTTCATTGTGGTGAAGGCACAGACCGATATGCTGGTGGTGGTCGTGTCGTTATTGGCCATGCTGCTTATTTTCGCCGGCACCAAACTGTTCTTGCGGTCAAAGGCAAGGGAAAATGGTCAGTCATCTCATTGA
- a CDS encoding class II glutamine amidotransferase: MCELYGMSSSAPVGIESALLRFRQRGGAEADNPDGWGLAYHDCSGTQPNAFQIVKETTSACGSRLLTRLANKMNTDLLIGHVRKARHPAIVNYLNTHPFMHHCCKKEWVFAHNGLVPSILLADETRLRGTCVPAGLTDSEHAFCHLLDRIAQGFDALLTDPTAWFDSVANRAEWITSLGQFNFLLSDGAHLIAYGHDRLHVLVSGINGTRLVQISTEPLTDEPWQAFRAGELRVYRNGSLLTRAETTPVPVDPQSIAFDAADTAGHQCEV; the protein is encoded by the coding sequence ATGTGTGAACTCTATGGCATGAGCAGCAGCGCCCCGGTGGGGATAGAATCCGCCTTGTTGCGGTTCCGCCAACGCGGCGGCGCCGAGGCGGACAATCCCGACGGCTGGGGACTGGCGTATCATGATTGTTCCGGCACGCAACCAAACGCCTTTCAGATCGTCAAGGAAACCACGTCCGCCTGCGGCAGCCGCCTGCTGACGAGGCTGGCAAACAAGATGAATACCGATTTGCTGATCGGCCATGTGCGCAAGGCGCGGCACCCTGCCATTGTCAATTACCTCAACACCCATCCCTTTATGCACCACTGTTGTAAAAAAGAGTGGGTGTTTGCCCACAACGGCCTGGTGCCCAGCATCCTGCTGGCGGATGAGACACGTCTCAGGGGGACTTGCGTACCCGCCGGACTGACCGACTCTGAACACGCCTTCTGCCATCTACTGGATCGCATCGCCCAAGGCTTTGATGCCTTGCTAACGGATCCCACCGCGTGGTTCGATAGTGTGGCGAACAGGGCTGAGTGGATTACCTCGCTTGGCCAGTTTAATTTCCTGTTGTCTGATGGCGCGCACCTGATCGCCTATGGTCATGACCGGCTGCACGTGCTGGTAAGCGGGATCAACGGCACCAGGCTCGTGCAGATATCCACCGAGCCATTAACCGATGAACCCTGGCAGGCCTTCAGGGCGGGTGAGTTGCGGGTTTATCGCAATGGCTCCTTGCTGACTCGGGCCGAAACCACGCCGGTCCCGGTGGACCCGCAATCGATTGCCTTTGACGCGGCGGATACAGCAGGTCATCAATGCGAAGTCTGA
- a CDS encoding FAD/NAD(P)-binding oxidoreductase, which produces MTQEKTILILGGGIGGVVAATRLRKKLPSGHRVILVERESNYVFQPSFLWLMTGTRTPEKISRPLSKLDKLGVERIQGEVERIDAAQKTVTVNGETLTADYLIIALGAELAPETIPGLAEAGHNFYTLAGAESLRDARLDVREGRLAVLVSAIPFKCPAAPYEAAMLLEYDLRKRKVRDAVSIDVYSPEPGPMALAGPENSKQIRAMVEAKGIGYFPEHAVTQVEPGKLHFANGASADFDLLAYVPPHRAPQVVIDAGLTGESGWVPVNKQNLATKFPGVYAIGDVTGIPLAIGKPLPKAGVFAHGEAEVVAHNLIGEITGAGEPKNFDGHGECFLETGDGKAGLGRGNFYAEPAPQIKLNQPGRTLHLGKVAFEKYWLFEWF; this is translated from the coding sequence ATGACTCAAGAAAAAACCATACTCATCCTCGGCGGCGGCATCGGCGGCGTGGTGGCCGCCACACGGCTGCGTAAAAAACTGCCAAGCGGGCACCGGGTAATCCTGGTGGAACGCGAATCCAACTATGTTTTCCAGCCCTCATTCCTATGGCTGATGACCGGCACCCGCACCCCCGAGAAAATCTCCCGTCCGCTGTCCAAGCTGGACAAGCTCGGTGTCGAACGCATTCAGGGTGAGGTGGAGCGCATCGACGCCGCGCAAAAAACCGTAACGGTAAATGGTGAGACACTCACCGCCGACTACCTGATCATCGCTCTCGGCGCGGAACTGGCGCCCGAGACCATCCCCGGCCTTGCCGAGGCCGGGCACAATTTCTACACCCTGGCGGGCGCCGAATCCTTGCGCGACGCGCGTCTCGATGTGCGCGAAGGCCGCCTCGCGGTGCTGGTGAGCGCCATTCCCTTCAAGTGCCCGGCAGCGCCCTACGAGGCGGCCATGCTGCTGGAATACGACCTGCGCAAGCGCAAGGTGCGCGACGCCGTGAGCATCGATGTCTATTCGCCCGAACCCGGACCCATGGCCCTGGCCGGGCCGGAGAACTCGAAACAAATCCGCGCCATGGTGGAAGCCAAAGGCATCGGCTATTTTCCCGAGCACGCGGTCACGCAAGTCGAGCCCGGCAAGCTGCACTTCGCCAACGGTGCGAGCGCCGACTTCGACCTGCTGGCCTACGTGCCGCCGCACCGCGCGCCGCAAGTGGTCATCGACGCCGGCCTCACCGGCGAATCCGGCTGGGTGCCGGTGAACAAACAAAACCTCGCCACCAAATTCCCCGGCGTCTACGCCATCGGCGATGTGACCGGCATCCCCCTCGCTATCGGCAAGCCCCTGCCCAAGGCCGGCGTGTTCGCCCACGGCGAGGCCGAGGTAGTAGCGCATAACCTGATTGGTGAGATCACCGGAGCGGGCGAGCCCAAAAATTTCGATGGCCACGGTGAATGCTTTCTGGAGACCGGCGACGGCAAGGCCGGCCTGGGCCGCGGCAATTTCTACGCCGAGCCCGCGCCGCAGATCAAACTCAACCAGCCGGGCCGCACCCTGCACCTGGGCAAGGTGGCCTTCGAGAAATACTGGCTGTTTGAGTGGTTTTGA
- a CDS encoding beta-propeller fold lactonase family protein translates to MKRILVYISAFALFNPFVANAELQMYVPTGTANDLVIIDLNTDKVTGRIPELENAHGLAASPNSDYLVAGSMQPIGTGVVSGATKPSAVSEAEHAAHHAAGSPESGTTTPSYVSIVHPEHGHVMRRVAVRGITHHTAVSPDGVVAIAVHSGAGGISVIDLVSMSVVKEVQTGRSPNYALFSSDGGRLYVSNAFSGTVSEINVSDWTVKRELAVGKEPEHMALSSDDKKLFVANVGDGQVVAVDLNSGKIRKRYTVGREPHGIDVSNDGRWLFVTSKGDGKLLRFDLQSGEQRAVDLQPAPYHLDYVDAVNKLYVSSRKEPKIWVIDPQALAVRGEIAIGKGVAHQMVILNRKGK, encoded by the coding sequence ATGAAAAGAATACTTGTTTATATCTCAGCGTTTGCGCTGTTTAATCCGTTTGTCGCCAACGCCGAATTGCAGATGTATGTTCCCACGGGGACAGCCAATGACCTGGTGATTATTGATCTCAACACCGACAAAGTCACCGGCCGCATCCCGGAGCTGGAAAACGCCCACGGCCTGGCGGCCAGTCCCAACAGCGACTACCTGGTGGCCGGCAGCATGCAGCCGATAGGGACTGGTGTGGTGAGTGGCGCGACCAAACCGTCGGCGGTGAGCGAGGCTGAGCATGCGGCTCATCACGCAGCCGGTTCGCCGGAATCCGGTACCACGACTCCCAGTTATGTTTCCATTGTCCATCCCGAACACGGCCATGTCATGCGCCGTGTCGCCGTGCGTGGCATCACCCACCACACGGCTGTGTCGCCGGATGGAGTCGTCGCCATCGCCGTGCATTCCGGCGCGGGCGGAATTTCGGTCATTGATCTGGTATCCATGTCGGTGGTGAAGGAAGTCCAGACCGGACGATCACCCAATTACGCCTTGTTCAGCAGTGATGGAGGCCGCCTCTATGTCTCTAACGCCTTCTCTGGCACGGTGAGTGAGATCAATGTCAGTGACTGGACCGTCAAACGTGAATTGGCTGTCGGCAAAGAGCCGGAACATATGGCGCTGTCGTCAGATGATAAGAAACTGTTTGTGGCCAACGTCGGCGACGGGCAGGTGGTCGCGGTGGATCTGAACAGTGGAAAAATTCGCAAGCGCTACACCGTGGGCCGGGAGCCACATGGTATCGATGTCTCTAACGACGGTCGCTGGTTATTCGTTACCAGTAAAGGCGACGGAAAACTCCTGCGTTTCGATCTGCAAAGTGGTGAGCAACGAGCCGTTGATTTGCAGCCCGCGCCTTATCACCTCGACTACGTCGATGCCGTGAACAAACTCTATGTCTCCAGCCGCAAGGAACCGAAGATCTGGGTTATCGACCCACAGGCGTTGGCGGTGCGGGGCGAGATCGCCATTGGTAAGGGCGTTGCGCACCAGATGGTGATTCTCAACCGTAAGGGGAAATGA
- a CDS encoding transcriptional regulator, translating into MSITSIRIADEVEKPLEVLSKKLDRSKNYLINQAIKEFLARQSLEDSRWQDTLEALESIKAGKSIDEEDVNAWLNSWGTNTRKSPPKS; encoded by the coding sequence ATGAGCATTACGAGTATCAGGATAGCGGATGAAGTGGAAAAGCCCCTGGAAGTTCTTTCCAAAAAGCTTGATAGGAGTAAAAATTATCTCATAAATCAAGCAATTAAAGAATTTCTTGCGAGGCAATCCCTGGAAGATTCAAGATGGCAGGATACCCTCGAAGCACTTGAATCCATAAAGGCAGGTAAATCTATTGATGAAGAGGATGTGAATGCCTGGCTGAATAGCTGGGGCACCAACACTCGCAAATCGCCACCTAAATCATGA
- a CDS encoding VTT domain-containing protein → MKFFRIVLFILLIVGIALAVINREAFDAAALEIWVRDAGPAGPLLFMLIYALGTVLFLPGSVLTLAGGALFGPVLGTLYNLTGATLGATLAFLVSRYLASAWVEKKTGGRLQQLKQGVEGEGWRFVAFVRLVPLFPFNLLNYALGLTRIRLSHYIIASYLCMLPGALAYTYLGYAGREAVAGGSGMIQKGLLALALLAVVAFLPRLIGRLRQRPMLSIPELKQRLDGGEDVLVLDVRSAADFVGEQGHIAGAVNIPLEALADRLVELGDFEERPIALVCRTDRRSSQAAKLLARQGFADVHVCKGGMTEWNANGFPTQTQGEPA, encoded by the coding sequence ATGAAATTTTTTCGCATCGTCCTGTTTATATTGTTGATCGTCGGCATCGCCCTGGCCGTCATCAACCGCGAGGCCTTCGACGCCGCCGCACTCGAAATCTGGGTGAGAGATGCCGGCCCCGCCGGGCCGCTGCTGTTCATGCTGATCTACGCACTGGGCACGGTGTTGTTCCTGCCCGGTTCGGTGCTGACGCTGGCCGGCGGCGCGCTGTTCGGGCCGGTGCTGGGCACGCTCTACAACCTCACCGGGGCGACCCTCGGCGCCACGCTGGCCTTTCTCGTCTCCCGTTACCTCGCCTCCGCGTGGGTGGAAAAAAAGACCGGCGGCCGCCTGCAACAACTCAAGCAAGGCGTGGAAGGTGAGGGCTGGCGTTTCGTCGCCTTTGTGCGCCTGGTACCGCTGTTCCCGTTCAACCTGCTCAATTACGCCCTGGGCCTGACGCGCATCAGGCTCTCGCACTACATCATCGCCTCATATCTGTGCATGCTGCCCGGCGCATTGGCCTACACTTACCTGGGATACGCCGGGCGCGAGGCCGTGGCCGGCGGCAGCGGCATGATCCAGAAAGGCCTGCTGGCGCTGGCCCTGCTGGCGGTGGTCGCCTTCCTGCCGCGGCTCATCGGCCGGCTGCGGCAACGGCCCATGCTCAGCATCCCGGAGCTGAAACAACGCCTGGATGGCGGAGAAGATGTACTGGTACTGGATGTACGCAGCGCGGCGGACTTTGTGGGCGAACAGGGGCACATCGCCGGTGCCGTCAACATCCCATTAGAGGCGCTGGCCGACCGGCTGGTGGAACTGGGCGATTTTGAGGAACGCCCCATCGCCCTGGTCTGCCGCACCGACCGCCGCTCCAGCCAGGCCGCGAAATTACTGGCCCGTCAGGGCTTCGCCGACGTGCACGTCTGCAAGGGCGGCATGACGGAATGGAACGCCAACGGCTTTCCTACGCAGACACAAGGAGAACCCGCATGA
- a CDS encoding DUF2231 domain-containing protein, producing MLTIIPNWHPVFVHFTVALLFLAVGLFAVTPFVKPPLREQWRIVARWALWFGAGFTVITGLTGLYAYNTVAHDTPSHAAMTDHRNWATATITLFLVMTIWSAARVRRQQALGAVFIAAMVIAGGVLASTAWRGGEVVYRYGLGVMSLPQVENGTEGEGHAHEHADGRGHTSETPAVSGAMEMATEHHEQDDAHNDEHFHGEQAKTDLDVANGGSTTKPKDYRDDGHDHTH from the coding sequence ATGTTAACCATCATCCCCAACTGGCATCCCGTCTTCGTGCATTTTACCGTGGCGTTGCTTTTCCTGGCGGTAGGGCTATTTGCCGTTACGCCTTTTGTAAAACCGCCGCTGCGAGAACAGTGGCGGATCGTGGCCCGTTGGGCGCTTTGGTTTGGTGCCGGATTCACCGTCATCACCGGCCTGACCGGGCTCTATGCCTACAACACCGTCGCCCACGATACCCCCTCCCATGCCGCCATGACCGATCACCGCAACTGGGCGACTGCTACAATTACCCTATTCCTCGTCATGACCATCTGGTCCGCCGCACGCGTGCGCCGTCAACAGGCTCTCGGCGCCGTGTTTATCGCAGCGATGGTGATTGCCGGCGGCGTGCTGGCCTCAACCGCCTGGCGCGGCGGCGAGGTGGTGTATCGCTATGGCCTGGGCGTGATGTCTCTGCCCCAGGTCGAAAATGGGACGGAGGGTGAAGGTCATGCCCATGAACATGCCGATGGACGCGGGCACACCAGTGAAACACCTGCTGTCAGTGGTGCGATGGAGATGGCCACAGAACACCATGAGCAGGACGACGCTCACAACGACGAACATTTTCATGGTGAACAGGCGAAGACGGATTTAGACGTGGCGAATGGTGGCTCCACTACTAAGCCGAAGGATTACCGTGATGACGGACATGATCATACACACTAA
- a CDS encoding FAD-dependent oxidoreductase → MKKEITIIGNGFASLFFIQYFLVLPVFPFFTGFFRRLYSRYDITLIGNGNFTYFPAIPEFITRKKSRRDVCIDIRPFLCRRNIRFVEGVVTDIRDSGRTVIANGEAYKNDALFIGIGPAFLEDDIPGTKEHTFSPCNGPDEMETFMRSLESMNKGVIYLGFKINKQDGFAAGRGGQMYECACLLDFALKERRLRDNFEIHFFSPDIEPGETGGITDRMRERGITLDYGYEPTEFVAGGMLDKGGAFRQADLILYSPGITGSRLVRKSCLSVSAGGQIDVDKYGQVKGLSNVFAAGDCASHENPPPWVPHQAHMAQFRSQAAAKNMQAVLKGTAPDRTYRYELSCILNMENDAMWLHMALDNKPPFWNLFPRHSKRLIGVKNMFEKLYLFYLRYL, encoded by the coding sequence ATGAAAAAAGAAATCACCATCATTGGCAACGGATTTGCGTCATTGTTTTTTATTCAATATTTTCTTGTGCTGCCGGTTTTCCCGTTTTTTACCGGGTTCTTTCGCCGGCTTTATTCCAGGTACGATATTACGCTTATCGGCAATGGCAACTTCACTTACTTCCCGGCGATTCCGGAATTCATCACCCGGAAAAAGAGCAGGCGAGATGTCTGCATTGATATCCGTCCGTTTTTGTGCCGTAGAAATATTCGTTTTGTCGAGGGCGTTGTCACGGACATACGGGATAGCGGAAGAACCGTTATCGCCAACGGGGAGGCTTATAAAAACGATGCGCTGTTTATAGGCATCGGACCGGCGTTTCTGGAAGACGATATCCCTGGCACCAAGGAACACACGTTCTCACCGTGTAACGGTCCGGATGAAATGGAAACATTTATGCGTAGCCTGGAATCCATGAACAAGGGGGTCATTTATCTGGGATTCAAGATTAACAAACAGGACGGATTCGCGGCTGGTCGTGGAGGGCAAATGTACGAGTGCGCGTGCCTGCTGGATTTTGCCTTAAAAGAAAGACGGCTGCGGGATAACTTCGAGATTCATTTTTTCTCGCCGGATATCGAGCCTGGTGAGACCGGCGGGATCACAGACCGGATGCGTGAACGGGGAATCACTCTTGACTATGGTTACGAACCGACGGAATTCGTCGCGGGTGGAATGCTTGATAAAGGCGGCGCGTTTCGTCAGGCCGACCTGATCCTCTATTCACCGGGGATAACCGGTTCCAGGCTGGTTCGAAAATCCTGCCTTTCCGTTTCCGCCGGCGGGCAAATCGATGTAGACAAATACGGGCAGGTAAAAGGACTGAGCAATGTCTTCGCCGCCGGGGATTGCGCCAGCCATGAGAATCCGCCGCCGTGGGTGCCGCACCAGGCACATATGGCGCAATTTCGCTCCCAGGCCGCGGCAAAAAATATGCAAGCCGTGTTAAAGGGTACTGCACCTGACAGAACCTACCGGTATGAGCTCTCTTGCATTCTCAATATGGAGAATGATGCGATGTGGTTGCATATGGCATTGGACAATAAGCCACCGTTCTGGAACCTGTTTCCCCGACATTCAAAAAGATTGATCGGCGTAAAAAACATGTTCGAAAAACTCTACCTGTTTTATCTGCGCTATTTGTGA
- a CDS encoding DsrE family protein: MKILVILNDAPYGTERSYNALRLAKSLSKHDPDMALTLFLMADAVTCARHGQKPPSGYYNIELMLKAAARGTGNRVLLCGTCMDARGLTDDDVIEGATRSDMATLAAATVDADKVLVF, encoded by the coding sequence ATGAAGATCCTCGTCATTCTCAACGATGCCCCCTACGGCACGGAGCGCTCCTACAATGCCCTGCGGCTGGCCAAGAGCCTGAGCAAGCACGACCCCGACATGGCGCTGACACTGTTCCTGATGGCCGATGCGGTCACCTGCGCCCGGCACGGACAGAAGCCGCCCTCCGGCTATTACAACATCGAGCTCATGCTCAAGGCCGCGGCCCGCGGCACGGGCAATCGCGTACTGCTGTGCGGCACCTGCATGGACGCCCGCGGCCTGACCGACGACGATGTCATCGAAGGTGCAACACGCAGTGACATGGCCACCCTCGCCGCCGCCACCGTTGATGCCGACAAGGTACTAGTGTTTTAA
- a CDS encoding SHOCT domain-containing protein: MTMFHDMGNWGWGMGFGWFFMILFWALVILGIVAIVKWLAGSSGAGGAPPSKTARQILEERYARGEIEREEFEQKKRDLEH, translated from the coding sequence ATGACGATGTTTCACGACATGGGTAACTGGGGCTGGGGCATGGGCTTCGGCTGGTTCTTTATGATTCTGTTCTGGGCGCTGGTGATTTTGGGCATCGTCGCCATCGTCAAATGGCTGGCGGGTTCCTCAGGGGCAGGCGGTGCGCCGCCCTCGAAAACCGCGCGGCAGATTCTCGAAGAACGTTATGCGCGCGGTGAAATCGAGCGGGAAGAATTTGAACAAAAGAAACGCGATCTCGAACACTAA